A window of the Myripristis murdjan chromosome 15, fMyrMur1.1, whole genome shotgun sequence genome harbors these coding sequences:
- the wapla gene encoding wings apart-like protein homolog, with translation MTSRFGKTYNRKGGEANSKFEEVFSNKKPTLTTKWGETTYKAQLGAKRPLLKPEVPELPKRPRLEDSDSDEDPFGFDSDDESKTVTSHSVSQFKADEGDVTKTPSVQSSETTTLVASTQGATGSTVRFTSKQTSEDKVVKNSQPSCKSTSDSSQKPAAVSSFSKTVSSDVCNSVGTQRSISSSPSLDYTDAPAGSRDSQVDGLPTEGQKSAEQEPPVEPPVDNIPPSPFTLRASNCKTYRRPNRKTSSESAENNSSSSSKPPDTASAVVKPNSVFAASASNTSANANTAAKPAAAAGRGRGRVRDYTVLHPSCLSVCNVTIQDSMERSMDELVTPAAPSDLGEAGQMKKKSDVPPPKPTRFRPTQTKTKKETKLEFFGFEDKEDQEGEEGSEGSMAGSSSYKIKYFGFDDLSESDSDDESSQAKEKKKTKTAAAALAALSSSVDSPHTSDSQDSQASSNPDAFEFSDDSSPGATDGQKGCSGKPSDKSKDIGTGPKKIFSGPKKSPAKAVYNARHWNQPEPEEMPPPPLSRSHTAPASLSSGSKDSNSHKDDGLFKAPPPPPKVIKSETIPTRPNQDIVTALKCRKEHKELYTVVQHVKHFNDVVEFGENQEFTDDFEYLETGLKSSQPLNTRCLSIISLATRCAMPSFRMHLRARGKVAQVFKMLSDAPQHPNLALCTAALMYILSRDRLNMDLDRACLELMIKLLELEQDHSAHQDQLTAKEVAKVKEKIRKLCETVHNKHLDLENITTGHLAMETLLSLTSKRAGDWFKEELRLLGGLDHIVDKVKECVQNLSQEDDKENLVASLWGAERCLRVLESVTVQNPENQSYLIAYKDSQLIVSSARGLRYCEDMIQRYSRALNNTSLSSSGAALPHCSFSNVGKAVEDCMRAVIGVLLNLTHDNEWGSTKTGEQEELIVTALNCVLRVPRFIPQEQRFDVRVLGLGLLINLVEYSARNRHCLVDMDYNAIDTCLEDSLIQPADPTQAGTDGESAPSCPTETKGDGADKPKASGALAALVKLFLERERAAILAEAKTDDLISEAPKPALDQSGEWQETSGEIQWVASETNDSQNEKKEEEDEELDLNKALQHAGKHMEDSIVASYTALLLGCLCQGSQINVTTVREHLPKGDFSIMTEMLKKFLNFMNLTCAMGTTGQKSISRVIDYLEHC, from the exons ATGACATCTAGATTTGGCAAAACATACAACcgcaagggaggagaggctAATTCTAAATTTGAAGAGGTCTTCTCAAATAAAAAGCCTACTCTGACCACCAAATGGGGAGAGACCACCTACAAGGCTCAGTTGGGGGCCAAAAGGCCTCTCCTGAAACCTGAAGTTCCCGAGCTTCCCAAGAGACCCAGGCTTGAGGACAGTGATAGTGACGAAGACCCGTTTGGGTTTGACAGCGACGACGAGTCCAAGACTGTAACCTCTCACAGCGTGTCCCAGTTTAAAGCAGATGAGGGGGACGTTACGAAGACGCCCTCGGTCCAGAGCAGTGAGACCACCACTCTTGTGGCCTCTACACAGGGCGCTACAGGCTCAACAGTGAGATTCACGA GTAAGCAAACATCTGAGGACAAGGTTGTAAAGAATAGTCAGCCTTCATGCAAAAGCACATCAGATAGCAGCCAGAAACCTGCAGCCGTGTCCTCCTTTTCAAAGACAGTCTCTTCTGATGTTTGTAACTCAGTAGGGACTCAGCGGTCCATATCCTCTTCCCCCAGTTTAGATTATACTGATGCACCAGCAGGTAGCAGAGACTCCCAAGTGGATGGACTTCCCACAGAAGGGCAGAAAAGTGCAGAACAGGAGCCTCCTGTAGAGCCTCCAGTGGACAACATTCCCCCTTCCCCTTTCACCCTCAGGGCCTCCAACTGTAAGACCTACCGGCGACCCAACCGAAAAACCTCCTCTGAATCTGCAGAAAAcaacagtagcagcagcagtaagcCCCCTGACACAGCGAGTGCCGTAGTGAAACCCAACAGTGTCTTTGCCGCTAGCGCAAGCAATACTTCTGCCAATGCCAACACAGCAGCCAagccggcagcagcagcaggcaggggCAGGGGGAGGGTACGGGACTACACAGTGCTGCACCCGTCTTGTCTGTCAGTGTGCAACGTTACCATTCAGGACTCCATGGAGCGCAGCATGGATGAGCTTGTCACCCCGGCTGCCCCTTCTGACCTGGGAGAGGCAGGCCAGATGAAGAAGAAGTCGGATGTTCCACCGCCCAAACCCACCAG GTTCAGACCAACCCAGACAAAGACCAAGAAGGAGACCAAGCTGGAGTTCTTTGGCTTTGAGGACAAAGAGGACCAGGAGGGTGAGGAAGGGTCAGAGGGCAGCATGGCAGGCAGCAGTAGCTATAAGATTAAGTACTTTGGCTTTGATGACCTGAGCGAGAGCGACAGTGATGATGAGAGCTCCCAGgccaaagaaaagaagaagaccAAGACGGCAGCTGCAGCCTTGGCTGCTCTGAGCTCCAGTGTGGACAGCCCTCATACCAGTGACTCTCAGGACAGCCAGGCTAGCAGCAATCCAG ATGCTTTTGAGTTCTCTGATGACTCCAGCCCTGGGGCCACTGATGGACAGAAGGGATGCTCAGGGAAGCCAAGTGACAAATCCAAGGACATTGGCACTGGACCCAAAAAGATCTTCAGTGGACCCAAAAAG TCCCCTGCTAAAGCTGTGTACAACGCTCGCCACTGGAACCAACCTGAACCAGAAGAGATGCCTCCGCCTCCCCTGTCTCGATCTCACACTGCACCG gccAGTTTGTCAAGCGGCAGTAAGGACAGCAACTCCCACAAAGACGATGGCCTGTTCAAAGCCCCCCCACCACCGCCCAAAGTCATTAAATCAGAGACCATCCCCACGCGACCCAACCAGGATATCGTCACAGCACTGAAATGCAGGAAGGAGCACAAGGAA CTCTACACAGTGGTACAGCATGTGAAGCATTTCAATGATGTGGTGGAGTTTGGGGAGAACCAGGAGTTCACAGATGACTTTGAGTATCTGGAGACAGGGCTGAAGAGCAGCCAGCCACTCAACACAAGATGCCTTAG TATAATCAGCCTGGCCACACGGTGTGCCATGCCCAGTTTCAGGATGCACCTGCGGGCCAGGGGGAAGGTGGCGCAGGTCTTCAAGATGCTCAGTGATGCTCCACAGCACCCG AATCTCGCTCTGTGCACGGCTGCCCTGATGTACATTTTGAGCCGGGATCGTCTCAACATGGACTTGGACAGGGCCTGTCTGGAGCTAATGATcaagctgctggagctggagcaggaCCACTCAGCCCACCAAGATCAGCTCACCGCTAAAGAGGTGGCAAAGGTCAAAGAGAAGATCAGGAAACTGTGTGAGACAGTGCACAACAAGCACCTTGACCTGGAAAACATCACG aCGGGCCACCTGGCCATGGAGACTCTgctgtctctgacctccaagaGAGCTGGGGATTGGTTCAAAGAGGAACTACGACTACTGGGAGGCTTGGATCACATTGTAGACAAAG TGAAAGAGTGTGTGCAGAACCTGAGCCAAGAGGATGACAAGGAGAACCTGGTTGCCTCCTTGTGGGGGGCTGAGAGATGTCTGAGAGTGCTTGAGAGT GTGACAGTGCAGAACCCAGAGAACCAGAGTTACCTGATTGCCTACAAAGACTCACAACTCATCGTCTCTTCTGCTAG AGGTTTGCGGTACTGCGAGGATATGATCCAGCGCTACAGTAGGGCATTGAACAACACTTCCCTGTCATCTTCGGGTGCAGCACTTCCCCACTGCAGCTTCAGTAACGTGGGCAAGGCTGTAGAGGACTGCATGAGGGCTGTTATTGGCGTGCTGCTTAACCTCACCCATGATAATG AGTGGGGAAGCACCAAGACAGGTGAGCAGGAAGAGCTGATAGTCACAGCTCTGAATTGTGTCCTTCGGGTGCCACGCTTCATCCCCCAGGAGCAGCGATTTGATGTGCGCGTACTG GGCCTGGGCCTGCTAATTAATCTTGTGGAGTACAGTGCCAGGAACCGCCACTGTCTGGTGGACATGGACTACAATGCCATAGATACCTGCCTGGAAGACAGCCTGATCCAACCTGCTGACCCAACACAAGCAGGGACAGACGGAGAGTCGGCGCCGTCCTGCCCAACCGAGACCAAGGGAGATGGAGCTGATAAGCCCAAGGCCTCTGGTGCCCTGGCTGCCCTGGTGAAG CTCTTCCTGGAGAGAGAGCGGGCTGCCATCCTGGCTGAGGCTAAGACTGACGACCTCATCAGCGAGGCGCCGAAGCCGGCACTGGACCAGAGTGGTGAGTGGCAGGAGACATCAGGAGAGATCCAGTGGGTGGCTTCCGAAACCAATGACAGCCAGAacgagaagaaagaggaggaggatgaagaattGGACCTAAATAAAG CTCTTCAGCATGCAGGCAAGCATATGGAGGACAGCATTGTAGCCTCGtacactgctctgctgctgggcTGCCTCTGCCAGGGCAGCCAG ATCAATGTGACTACTGTGAGGGAGCACCTACCTAAAGGGGATTTCTCCATCATgacagaaatgctgaaaaagtTTTTGAACTTCATGAACCTCACG